Genomic window (Tripterygium wilfordii isolate XIE 37 chromosome 11, ASM1340144v1, whole genome shotgun sequence):
GTTTCTTCATCACGAAGGTTTCATCATGATCACCCCTCCTAAGTAACAATATCTCACCGTTGAAGTCACTGTCATTCCAATTGCCACCAATGGCGCCAAGCTGAACGATCCGACTCAGCGAGTCGGTCTTGCCGCTATTTACCGTTGTAGCATGGACGCCTTTAAATGCTGGATTCCATTCTTTTCAAATTCTCCACTCTCTGCTGCTCGTTCTTTTATGCGATCCATAACAATTCGGAATTCGAATCTCTTATTAATGGATGACACTGCGTGATTCGGATTCGTTGGACTTTTGACATTCCGACTTTCTCCGTCTTTTTATAGGCCTAAGCGACGAGCAGTAACCACGCTGCGATCGCAACCTTGCTGTGgtacttctttctttctcttggcTCCTGTTCTATTACTTTCTCGCTTTTATttttcagttctatgcatgtttCTTCGATTATGTTTAGCTGATATCAGAAACGAATGGACCCTTCAATTTGTGTTTCTTTCTTGGTTGATTGCAGGGTTTGTGCTCAATTTCTGTGATCCAGCGTCAATTTTGGACAGCACTTGAGTCAATATGGGTTTTACCAATGTATGTGAATTGGTTGAGTGATGTTTTCTTACCAATATGGATTGACCTGATTGTTGCATTAATCACATGTTCTGTTGCAATACAGGATCCTAGCGACAGTAATCAGCAGATTGATCATGGTATGCCATTACTTTCTCATTCTATAgttatttatttcctttcaaTATCTTTCAAGAATTATGTGGTCATAGCAAAATCAATTATTTTCTCCAATACAAGCACATGTATACCACacataatttgaagaaaatctTGTTAATCAtgatatttgataagaaatgagTAGGATTGCTAAAGTATTGTAGTCGTGAGTATTTGATAGATGAATTTGTCTATCAGTACTTTCCGCTTACATCTGTATCAATGGACTGGTCAAGAGAAGCCAGACAAACTGATTTATTGTGGAAAAGAGTTGATGTTTCTATGTTTGTAATTTATGCTTTTGAATTTTGTAGGTGCTGTTCTACGAAATGGAAAAGAAATCGTGTTGCAGGTAAGGCTGGATGTCGGACTTCCTTAATTTATTAACAAAACATAAGATTTTGTGGGTACCACGAATACCATGTGATATTTTGTTTGCATAGAGCCAATATGATTGTAAGATAAGGTGAAATGGCATGGTTTCTCATGAAACACATTGTTCATTTGACTCATAGGTTAgtaaaatttttatatatgtttacAATAATTTAGTTAACTCGGAATTTGTTAGCTATATTAAGTTACATTCCATATTGGCTGGAGAGGCTGACTGTAAAAACTTTAGATTGACTGAATATGTTCTTTGACAGGCTTTTAACTGGGAGTCTCATAAACACGATTGGTGGAGAAATTTAGAAAGGAAAGGGGCTGACATTGCAAAGTCGGGGTTTACATCAGCATGGTTGCCACCGGCAACTCATTCGTTTGCCCCTGAAGGTTAGGGCAACAATTACTTGATGTTGGTGCATTAGTATTCTATGCACATGCAAGATCACtttaatcatgattttttttcttcttttatgtgTTTGAAGTCTTATTCATTTGCATTTGTATTTTCAGGTTATCTTCCACAGAATCTGTATTCTCTTAATTCTTCATATGGTTCTGAACACTTATTGAAGGATTTACTTCAGAAATTGAAGCAGTACAAAGTTAGAGCAATGGCTGACATAGTTATCAATCATCGTATTGGAACTACAAAGGGGCATGGTGGAATGTACAATCGTTATGATGGAATCCCCTTGTCATGGGATGAGCGTGCTGTTACTTCTTGTACAGGGGGATTGGTAATGATTTTAAGCAGTTATTTATTATCAGCGACTCCATGGTGCTGCGGTTGCACTTTTTTAATAACTTGTAATGAGTGAGGATGCTAATTTTGTTTGTAATATATGTAAGAATTTAGTGGATGAGGAGATTGCCTAAATTCCCTAAGTATGCATTGCCTGATCATCATTGTGCATGTTTCATAGATTTGTTAATATTACTGATTTCTTTGTGGTTTATTTTATGCTTGCTCACTAGAGATATCATCTATTGAAGGCATCGATCTCTCAATGCCTTTTTTAGTCCCTCACTCCTTCTCTTTCTATTTCCTTAAGTGTGTGATGCACGTGTAATAATATTAATGGGAGTGATGAAGAACTTCATTTGGTGATTGAGTTTACTTATTCAGATTCTAAGTTTGTAGTTTTAACTGTTCTATAAAGTATTTTCAACATGTATCTTCGCAGGGTAATAAAAGTACTGGGGATAACTTCAATGGGGTCCCAAATATTGATCATAGCCAACATTTTGTTCGAAAGGACATTTTAGCATGGCTAAAATGGCTACGAACTGTGGGGTTTCAGGATTTTCGTTTTGATTTTGCAAGAGGGTAAACTTATTATATATCTTATATTACCTTTACATTTTTAATTGTGATTTACTGCATCACAGTATTGATGTCTTTATCATATTCATATGTAGGTACTCAGCAAAGTATGTGAAGGAATACATTGAAGGAGCAAAACCATTATTTTCAGTTGGGGAGTGTTGGGATTCATGCAGCTACAACTCCCATGGTTTGGACTACAACCAAGGTATTGAAGTTGTTCATTTCTATCTTCCATCAAACcatcaaatattatataatgtaCTCTCTTTGAGGCCCAATTGCATGTGGTTGGCATGGCTTATGAAGTGGCATCTTCAAGGTGGTATGCCAATCACATTCGTGATGAGTGAGACTAGATCTGCCATACCTACAACTTTCTTTACGAAGTTTTTTCTTGAGGGAAATTATGTCCTGGAAAAATAGGAGAATCTCTATTCTATGATATATGAAGTTTGAAATTAATTACTGTGCTAAGGGGCACATGAGGTACCTGTTCAGATATTCTTAAAGGCTAGATCAGCCTAACCAAGTTGTTAAAATGTCTTGGATATATTGGCATTCACCTTGGAATGTTTTGACGTCTTCTGATGGTGGTCTTTCTTGTTCACCTTTACTACAGTTGTTGTCGCGGATTCAATCCTATTTTCCACCTtctgtgttttattttttggtcaTTAAAAATCACccattatctttttattttcttgatgaGTTCTagtggagtttttttttcccatactTCCTCACGAATTTCCATCTGCAGATAGTCATAGACAACGAATTATCAATTGGATTGATGGCACGGGACAGCTGTCAACTGCCTTTGATTTTACAACAAAGGGAATTCTTCAGGTATCTCATTATACCTTAGTAATACCTTCTCTTAGTTTTCTACTTTTATCGAAGAATTCGCTACACGCTTATGTAAGCTTAGACATATATTAGAGTATTATTTTTCTGTCTTTGTAGCCTGTCCCAATTCTTTGATGATAGAGTTAAGGTGTTCTCCAGAATGGACAAAGAAAATATATGTTTTGTCTTTGGGTATAAATGTATGGTTAACATTCATGAATTTGGCCCGCAGGAAGCTGTTAAAGGGCAGTTTTGGCGACTTCGTGATCCTCAAGGTAAGCCACCAGGTGTAATCGGATGGTGGCCTTCAAGAGCTGTCACGTTCATTGATAATCATGATACAGGTTCAACACAGGTACTAAATATATCATTTATACCGTTGCAACAAGGACCTCAATGGTTATTTCTATAATTCCTGCATTTCTATAAAATTAGCCAAGAAATATTGGGTGGCTAGCCACCAgtgattgagatgaagatttAGTGAACTTTGTTGAATTTTTCTGATGTATTTGTAAAAGAAGCAATAACATCTCAACTCGGATTCTGGTTGGTCAATGCTAGTTATTATGGTGCAGTGGAATAGTTTGCACCGTAACACTGGTCAGAACTCGATAGTTACTCTATCCTAAAGTAAAACTACATCATCTTCATATAGATACCTATGGATTATGCTGTATATCTCTTGcttttttccttctgtttttAGAGTTGACATTTAGGAATTCACTCACCCCATGATCATTTTCGTGCAGGGACATTGGCCATTCCCCTCAAATCATGTCATGGAGGTATGTCAACTTATCGATAATAAACTCATTTTCTTGAGTTAAGCTTTCCCATATCTAAATCTTTTCAATTTAAGATTACGCGAGTACACGCTTTGCAATAATCTTACGTTTTGGTCTCTGTCAAACTCCGTTTTGTCAATTTTATGACAGTTGCTCCGGATTGTTAACCTTTTCACTCTTATTCTTGATCAATGTAGTGAGTCGAATCTTATTTACGTCCTCCTGCAGGGTTATGCATACATACTTACACATCCAGGGATACCATCAGTTTTCTATGACCATTTTTATGATTGGGGTAACTCCATGCACGACCAAATCGTGAAACtggtatgattttttttagtgtCTGCCATCTTTTCTTCCCCAAACCTGTAGTGCTTTCGGTTCTCGAGCAGATACTCATTTTGGAAAATGTTCCATTGTATCTCTGCAGATCGACGTCCGCAAGCGTCAAGACATCCACAGCCGATCATCTGTCAGGATATTGGAGGCCCAACCGAACCTATACTCTGcaattattggagagaaagtatGCATGAAGATTGGGGATGGTTCGTGGAGTCCCTCAGGCAGGGAATGGACTCTTGCAACCAGTGGTCATAGATATGCAATATGGCATAAGTAATGATGCATCGTATTGGCTACATTGTGGGGAATGAATTCTTACAGTAGCCTCTAATATATTATATAGATGCTGTATGGAAATCAGCACTGGTTGTTGAATCTAATACTTGAATAAAAGCCTGCACCTTTTCCATGGTGGTAGAGGTTGGGAATATTTGTGATCCACTAGGATTTCATGTTTGTTCCTTCAtacctatataatatatatgcagACTTAAAATACGGACTTAAAATGAGGTCTTATATTTTTatgattgatttgaaacatgtggaacCCATAAAAGTGATCTCACTTATCATATCACTTATTCACACCTTTCAAAAAGTTACCGCATTTTAAGTTAATCAGCATAGaagaattatatatgtatatattactaTTCAGTATTAATGTGGTTCGGAAAGAGAGTTTCTGTTGCAAGGTATAGAGATTAGAGATATAGGCTACGGCCCAGACAAGTAATAAGCGTGCGTATGAGAGTGTGGAAGCCCAGTAGTTAGTAGTAGTGGACCTGAATTGGGCTGATTCATGGACCTTATTTCGTAATGGGCCCCATTGGTTTGGAAGCCTAGTCGGTAGAAGAGGACCTAGTGGCAATGTGTGTAGAATTGTAGGGTGAGAGAGGGAGGCGGTTTCCACTTTCCACAATGCTCTGAAGGCATGATAATTTTAGTTGTTATTTTTAAGTAAAAGTCCTTTAACAAGATGAGTAAACGCTTCAGTATTTAAGTAAATTTTGATATTTACTGAAAAGTTAGTTGTGTTTTTAGAAAAGAGTCAATAAGTAAAAGTGTAAATTgcacttgggtgatagtttgattggtgaatctctttggGGTTAAATCTTATGGACTCGAGAGGTCCTGAGTTCGATTCTTACTGGAAGCAATACCTTTGTGGTTACGCATTGAGCTTTGACCCTATTGTCGGATGAGAAACTTCTGACAACCCGAGTTTAAGGTCctatcaaatgttcaaatgacaaatttatatgtACCAATAAAACGTAAAAGTATAAAACTTGAGAAAACAAAAGCCCAGGTGAGAGGAATATTCATAGACTTTGGGTGTGGTCACATGACAATGTAgctggaaagaaagaaagaaagaatagtGTTATCTTTTCCATTTGCCATCATTAAGAATCGTCATCGACCTCATCATTTGTGTTTTTGAAACTCAAAACATTTAGCACACCTTCCACCACACAACAACATAAACCTTCTTCCCTACATGAGCCAAGAAAACAAGACATCATTTCCCTCTTATTTATTatgcttaatatatatatatatatatatagacacacacatagacactctctctctctcacgtgAGAAGAACTGTAATCCATATTTTGATTCTCTTGTCATCCTTTTTGGTTCCAACCCTCAATGATCATTCTTCTCTACctttattgaaaattttcttctgagCTTTTTCTCTGTGGTCAAATCTCTAGCGCTATAGCTTCTTTTCTCTGGCAGTAGGTCTACTGAGTGTCATGAGAAGTTACGCTAGGAATAATATCAGTcacttgattttatttttaaagccCGTCCCGTGTGTGTCAATATACTCGCATAATTTTATGATGTACGCGTATGATATTTCCTATTCATCTATAACTTTGTAAATATGTCTCAAGTAATGGGGTGAAACTCATTGTGGAATCTGATTCTCGTAATTCTGTCTCCTGGCTCAAGAATGGTTCCTCCAATCCATGGTCTATGGATCAGGATTGTAATGCAATCACTAATCTCACTAAGGTCTTTGCTGCAGTGAATTTTGtccatatttggagagagacaAATGGTGTGGCAGATTTCTTAGCCAAGAAATGGGTTGATAGACAAGATTTGATGGTGTCATGGCTTGTCTAATGTCCTTGAATCTTTCCCTTCTGTTGTGTCTTTCTTTTCTCCAGTGTTAGTGCTTTTTTTGTTAAGGTTATTCGTGGTTGTAAAAGGATATGTGTTGCTGCCGTTTGTAATTTCTATTCTTTCTAATAAAttctgatttaaaaaaaaaaaaactttgtaaatatgtatgtatgtgtgagACTAATATCACAATATCtcacatcggattgacataatccaaccgattgatatataaataaagatcTTGCACTTCTCACACGATAATGAGTTTTCTGAACCTAAAATGTAAAAAACCAATGGTTATCGGCGACAGTCTAGGAAAACCGATAATACCTTAATTtgtttggacttgaattttcaaCATACACATTAGGATATATTGACCTACCATATGCCCTAATCAACGACTCTTTTCCTTCAACTTTAACTCCTAATGTTTtgacttgtttttgtgtaattatgtTCGcatgtttttcacttttcagggTCTTATATTTGTTGGCACGTTAAAGCTTTTCCCTCGACATGCtagtcctctctctctttctaatgTTTACTTTAATACTAATTGTTATAGatcataattaattaacattTGAATTAAGATTAATGATGAATGCATGAGAAGGTGTACGCATGCAAGAAAAAAGTGATCAATTGGATTGATAACTAACGACGACCATAATCATGCCCATAAAAGCTCATAACTAGTAAGCATTTTTGGGAAGTAACAAGAAACCCATTAATggatatatgtgtatgtgtgtgtatgtatgtataggttttatggtttttactttttagttaTCAACAACTTggagatattttttttttattttttgactttTCTTGTGCATGTCACCACCTGTCTGCCACTCTCCTTAAGGCACCACATGAGCACTAATGTATTGCACTCATTTGTGGTTTGGATCGATTTAGGGTGGCAAGAATTACTTCATATCTCAATTCTAGATTGTCTCAACTAGGGTATAATAGACAATCCAATTAACTGAAGAGGAAATGactaaaaaaaccctaattttttttagattggTTAATTCATTGAAAGAATCACCTTAATAATTAAGTTTGTTTGCCCATAATTGACTATTGCACTTCCTCATTAATGTATTTTGTTATATGTTCAACAATCTCACAAATAAAGATAGCTTTTAATTGCattagcttttgacctttttg
Coding sequences:
- the LOC120008466 gene encoding probable alpha-amylase 2 codes for the protein MGFTNDPSDSNQQIDHGAVLRNGKEIVLQAFNWESHKHDWWRNLERKGADIAKSGFTSAWLPPATHSFAPEGYLPQNLYSLNSSYGSEHLLKDLLQKLKQYKVRAMADIVINHRIGTTKGHGGMYNRYDGIPLSWDERAVTSCTGGLGNKSTGDNFNGVPNIDHSQHFVRKDILAWLKWLRTVGFQDFRFDFARGYSAKYVKEYIEGAKPLFSVGECWDSCSYNSHGLDYNQDSHRQRIINWIDGTGQLSTAFDFTTKGILQEAVKGQFWRLRDPQGKPPGVIGWWPSRAVTFIDNHDTGSTQGHWPFPSNHVMEGYAYILTHPGIPSVFYDHFYDWGNSMHDQIVKLIDVRKRQDIHSRSSVRILEAQPNLYSAIIGEKVCMKIGDGSWSPSGREWTLATSGHRYAIWHK